In the genome of Podospora pseudocomata strain CBS 415.72m chromosome 2 map unlocalized CBS415.72m_2.2, whole genome shotgun sequence, one region contains:
- a CDS encoding uncharacterized protein (EggNog:ENOG503NV76; COG:I), with the protein MTAILAHETDPSPEGGANSSALLKTAETGKARICAIFGGQGHNNLTALSDLRDLVERHGSNLRTLTENASATLSQLSSQPHKSHFHQELGFHLQAWLDNPELAPSEDRLALSPISFPLNTLLSLAQYCITCQALGKRPGQLRDLLHAVTGHSQGLLAAVVVAKANSWSSFYQASDEALRISFWIGLESHYATPPCALPAAAIADCVEHEEGYPSSMLAVSGLSQDQLTLRLERTNRGLGNGNSVHIALVNSKEKFVLAGPPGSLRSLCVQLRQIKARDGLDQTRVLYRRRKPTVGVQFLPISSPYHSPYLIDVDASVRSHLLELALARDDFAIPVYHTHTAQNLQESQSDDLLRTIIRTITVDTVDWVQVTHTLSSTGTTHVLDFGPGQIGSLINEQSEGTGLRVIQVSDRSVSGGPSGRDELLSLTLPWAPLSWKDQFAPSLVVDEDGVARLETRMTKLFGAPPVMVAGMTPTTVAWDFVATVINSGYHIELAGGGYRDEQGFEHALRTLAVAISPQRGITCNLLYANPKTISWQISVLRSLAGDGVAINGITIGAGIPSAEVVKEYIESIPGLRHISFKPGSVGAIKEVIAISQQYPEFCIGLQWTGGRAGGHHSWEDFHQPLLAMYGQIRRSPNIVLIVGSGLGCGNDTLPLLTGEWAHKFGHPPMPVDGVLLGSRMMVAKEAHTSPQAKELIIRAQGVEDGEWHKSFDKPTGGVITVESEMGQPIHVLATRGMMLWKEFDQSIFSIKDKTRRLEYLRHHKDEIADRLNQDYFRPWFAVDCGGRSIELGDMTYSSVLRRLCQLMYVHHQDRWIDESYRILVEEFILLAHERFGHDSDVGSTDSRPDDIVQLFEQTLGTGASETLYPEDVSLLLALFRRRGQKPVPFIPVLDEHFITWFKKDSLWQSEDIDAVVGQDAERVCVIQGPVAVRHCTSLDESAKDILDSICQAHVWMMLERGYKPTPMSLVTETTLPMTPNLPAIAGVLSTTHGVTYRVELTKDFKILETERLIKHIVNVAGSWAEKCLEDDWIFRGTSRCQNPIKTAFLPVARDTIEIRRATEDSCFNEIVLSPGSSTAKNPRTSLKITHNRIGDIVVTLILSPSVATKRVTEVKFLLKVHQGPKGCRLYENASTHTATVKSLYHRLWIHDVFPGPPQITGLSSEFTGNEMILCERNIYDYMNVIRRSSGAQLRSWNPNGLLIPLDYCIVVAWTALTKPLLIPGLNCNLLRLLHRSVSFRYAPSVRPLQVGDTVQAFSRITAVATTATGKLVKISADIRRQGERVVTIETEFFLRGEQGGAEEQFTSVREPEAVVHVDSPVKNALLISRKWLIFDEQPPDLIGQRLRFKLTTHTIHDNENGNALLQVSGVVTLAEQSDTSAPIQLGRVYFEQDSCLGNPIMDFLRRHGSPLTARKQLENPGWTGVPPILVHAPAESAPYAAVSHDTNPIHVCPLFARYAGLHGTVVHGMHTSAIVRRAVEWAIGDTDRTRFKGWQASFEAMVRPKDRLRVEMQHVAVEDGRMILSIQTFNDETGERVLVAEADVEQPGTAYVFGGQGGQEKGMGMSLYATRPEAKALWDRAEDHLRMHYGFSLRHIVQDNPKTLTVYFGGSRGRHIRNIYLGMTRRVLTAGGDSREEPILRGLTTRSKSYTFSHSTGLLMSTQFAQPALVVMEMAEYVHLRTRGVVQTGARFAGHSLGEYAALGACTSFMQFESLLSLIYYRGLKMQNALPREAGDRTDYSMVAVDPSRIGPVFGEDHLQALVQVIAEETGLLLETVNYNIRSQQYVCAGHFQPLWILGEACDDLSTKPEPERLDITTLRGLVRGLIPRAQLLSSSDALRRGKATIPLTGIEIPFHSRALRPQIDDYRDYLSQNIHVADIRPEELVGRWIPNVVGRPFSVEREYIEMVQRVTGSGVLLRLLKQMKE; encoded by the exons ATGACTGCAATCTTGGCCCACGAAACCGACCCTTCACCAGAGGGCGGAGCGAACTCGTCTGCTCTCCTCAAAACTGCAGAAACCGGCAAGGCTCGAATATGTGCTATCTTTGGTGGCCAGGGCCACAATAATCTGACTGCATTAAGTGACCTCAGGGACTTGGTCGAGCGTCATGGATCGAACCTCAGGACTCTGACGGAAAATGCATCGGCAACATTGTCCCAGCTGTcatcacaaccacacaaGAGCCACTTTCACCAGGAGTTAGGTTTCCATCTCCAAGCCTGGCTCGACAATCCAGAGTTGGCACCCTCCGAAGATCGCCTTGCTCTTTCTCCCATCAGCTTCCCTCTCAACACCCTACTCAGTCTGGCACAATACTGCATCACATGCCAGGCTCTCGGCAAGCGTCCTGGCCAACTCAGGGATCTGCTTCATGCTGTGACCGGTCACTCACAAGGGCTTCTGGCAGCCGTGGTCGTTGCCAAAGCAAATAGTTGGTCCTCCTTCTATCAAGCCTCCGATGAAGCTCTCCGCATCTCCTTTTGGATTGGTTTGGAGTCCCACTACGCTACTCCTCCTTGCGCCCTGCCTGCCGCGGCTATTGCAGATTGCGTCGAACATGAAGAGGGCTATCCGTCGTCCATGCTGGCCGTCTCAGGTCTGAGTCAAGACCAGCTCACACTACGTTTGGAAAGGACCAACAGAGGGCTCGGTAATGGCAACTCAGTACATATTGCTCTGGTAAACTCAAAGGAGAAGTTCGTTCTCGCAGGTCCACCTGGGTCGCTTCGTAGCCTGTGCGTCCAACTTCGACAGATCAAGGCTCGCGACGGATTGGACCAGACCAGAGTTTTGTACCGTAGGCGCAAACCGACCGTCGGCGTACAGTTCCTCCCGATATCCAGCCCCTATCACAGCCCGTATCTGATCGATGTGGACGCCAGCGTGCGGTCCCATCTGCTGGAGTTGGCCCTCGCCCGCGATGACTTCGCTATACCGGTTTACCATACACATACGGCGCAGAACCTCCAGGAATCTCAGTCAGACGACTTACTCCGCACCATCATTCGTACCATAACGGTGGACACGGTCGACTGGGTCCAGGTCACGCACACTCTCAGCTCGACCGGCACCACACACGTGCTAGACTTTGGACCGGGCCAGATTGGCAGTTTGATAAACGAGCAAAGTGAAGGCACTGGCCTACGAGTGATCCAAGTGTCAGACAGGTCTGTCTCGGGTGGACCGAGCGGCCGCGACGAGTTATTATCTCTAACATTGCCATGGGCGCCTCTCAGCTGGAAGGATCAGTTTGCCCCGAGTCTGGTTGTGGACGAGGACGGTGTGGCCCGGCTAGAGACAAGAATGACCAAACTCTTTGGCGCCCCTCCTGTCATGGTCGCTGGTATGACACCCACGACCGTCGCCTGGGACTTTGTGGCCACGGTGATCAACTCTGGCTATCACATCGAGCTCGCTGGCGGTGGCTACCGGGACGAACAGGGGTTCGAACATGCCCTCCGTACCCTTGCTGTTGCCATTTCTCCGCAACGAGGTATCACTTGCAACCTGCTCTACGCCAATCCCAAAACAATTTCCTGGCAGATATCCGTATTGCGCAGCTTAGCGGGTGATGGAGTTGCCATCAACGGTATCACCATTGGCGCAGGCATACCCTCAGCAGAGGTGGTCAAGGAATACATCGAATCCATCCCAGGCTTGCGGCATATTTCATTCAAGCCCGGCTCCGTCGGGGCAATTAAAGAGGTGATTGCTATTTCACAGCAGTACCCAGAGTTCTGTATCGGGTTGCAATGGACCGGTGGTCGAGCTGGCGGCCACCACTCTTGGGAGGACTTCCACCAACCGCTCCTGGCCATGTACGGCCAGATAAGGAGATCTCCTAACATTGTCTTAATAGTTGGCAGCGGTCTCGGCTGCGGCAATGACACATTGCCGCTGTTGACCGGCGAATGGGCTCACAAGTTTGGACACCCGCCCATGCCAGTGGATGGCGTTCTCCTCGGCAGCCGCATGATGGTGGCCAAGGAAGCCCACACTTCCCCCCAAGCCAAAGAGCTAATAATTAGGGCGCAAGGAGTCGAAGACGGCGAGTGGCACAAGTCTTTCGACAAACCTACGGGCGGCGTGATAACCGTCGAGTCGGAAATGGGCCAGCCCATTCATGTTCTCGCCACGCGTGGGATGATGCTGTGGAAGGAATTTGATCAGAGCATCTTTtccatcaaggacaagaccaGGCGCCTTGAGTATCTCCGCCACCACAAGGACGAAATTGCGGATCGTCTGAACCAAGACTACTTCCGCCCATGGTTCGCTGTCGATTGCGGTGGCAGGAGCATTGAATTGGGAGATATGACCTATTCGAGCGTTTTACGTCGGCTGTGTCAGCTCATGTATGTTCACCACCAGGATCGATGGATTGATGAGTCTTATCGGATTCTGGTAGAAGAATTCATCCTTCTGGCACACGAAAGATTTGGGCATGATTCGGATGTGGGTTCTACTGATTCTCGGCCGGATGATATTGTCCAACTATTTGAGCAGACACTGGGAACTGGTGCCTCCGAAACACTGTATCCCGAGGACGTCTCTCTACTTCTGGCACTCTTTCGTCGCCGAGGCCAGAAGCCGGTCCCTTTTATCCCGGTGCTCGACGAACACTTTATCACTTGGTTCAAGAAGGACTCGCTATGGCAGTCCGAGGACATTGATGCCGTCGTTGGCCAAGATGCCGAGCGCGTCTGCGTGATTCAAGGGCCAGTTGCCGTTCGACACTGCACCTCCTTGGATGAGTCCGCCAAAGACATACTCGACTCCATTTGCCAGGCGCATGTTTGGATGATGCTGGAAAGGGGATACAAGCCCACACCCATGAGCTTGGTTACAGAAACTACATTACCGATGACGCCTAACCTGCCCGCGATTGCTGGAGTCCTGTCGACAACTCATGGCGTGACATATCGGGTGGAACTGACTAAGGATTTCAAAATTTTGGAGACCGAGAGACTCATCAAGCACATAGTCAATGTTGCTGGGTCATGGGCAGAAAAGTGCCTGGAAGACGACTGGATTTTTAGGGGTACTTCTCGTTGCCAAAATCCGATCAAGACAGCATTCCTCCCCGTTGCTCGTGATACGATTGAGATAAGACGGGCGACTGAGGACTCATGTTTTAACGAGATTGTTCTCAGTCCGGGTTCTTCAACAGCGAAAAACCCACGTACCAGTCTCAAAATTACCCACAACCGCATCGGAGATATCGTCGTCACACTCATCCTTTCTCCCTCTGTCGCCACGAAACGGGTGACCGAAGTAAAGTTCCTGCTCAAGGTTCACCAGGGGCCAAAGGGCTGCAGACTCTACGAGAATGCTTCGACACACACCGCGACCGTAAAGTCTTTATACCACCGGCTGTGGATCCACGATGTTTTCCCAGGTCCTCCTCAAATTACGGGATTGAGCTCCGAGTTCACCGGAAACGAAATGATTCTCTGTGAGCGGAATATCTATGATTACATGAATGTCATCCGAAGAAGCAGCGGAGCACAGCTTCGTTCGTGGAACCCCAATGGTCTTCTTATTCCTCTCGACTACTGTATCGTTGTGGCGTGGACTGCTCTCACCAAACCCCTTCTGATCCCAGGTTTGAACTGCAATCTACTGCGGCTTCTTCACCGGTCGGTATCCTTTCGTTACGCTCCATCCGTCAGGCCGCTGCAGGTTGGGGATACGGTACAGGCATTTTCGCGCATCACGGCGGTGGCCACGACGGCGACGGGAAAGCTCGTCAAAATCTCTGCAGATATCCGAAGGCAAGGTGAGCGGGTGGTCACCATCGAGACAGAATTCTTCTTGCGGGGTGAACAAGGAGGCGCCGAGGAACAGTTCACCTCAGTAAGAGAGCCGGAGGCGGTGGTACATGTTGACTCGCCCGTCAAGAATGCCCTTCTGATAAGCCGGAAATGGTTGATATTTGACGAACAGCCGCCCGACCTGATTGGACAGAGACTCAGGTTCAAACTCACCACTCACACCATACACGACAACGAGAATGGGAATGCCTTGCTGCAGGTGTCCGGCGTCGTAACTCTGGCAGAGCAGAGCGACACTTCAGCCCCTATCCAACTCGGCCGAGTGTATTTTGAGCAAGACTCTTGCCTCGGTAATCCAATCATGGATTTTCTCCGCCGACATGGATCACCTCTCACTGCTCGAAAACAGCTGGAGAATCCAGGATGGACGGGTGTCCCGCCAATTCTTGTACATGCACCCGCCGAAAGCGCCCCTTACGCAGCTGTTTCGCATGACACAAACCCGATACACGTGTGCCCCTTGTTTGCTCGATATGCTGGTCTTCATGGGACAGTGGTTCATGGGATGCACACGTCAGCGATTGTCCGTCGAGCAGTCGAATGGGCTATAGGAGATACGGACCGGACCCGATTCAAAGGCTGGCAGGCAAGCTTCGAGGCCATGGTACGACCAAAAGACAGGTTGAGAGTCGAGATGCAACATGTTGCTGTGGAGGATGGCAGGATGATTCTCAGTATACAGACCTTCAACGACGAAACGGGGGAAAGGGTGCTTGTTGCTGAAGCAGATGTTGAGCAGCCTGGCACCGCATATGTCTTTGGCGGCCAAGGAGGTCAGGAAAAAGGCATGGGCATGTCACTTTACGCCACAAGGCCCGAGGCAAAAGCGCTGTGGGATCGAGCAGAGGATCATCTGAGAATGCACTACGGGTTCTCGCTCAGGCATATCGTTCAAGACAATCCCAAGACGCTCACCGTCTACTTTGGAGGCAGCCGTGGACGACACATTCGAAATATTTATCTCGGAATGACCCGACGAGTTTTGACAGCTGGCGGGGACAGCAGAGAGGAGCCAATCCTGCGCGGCCTGACAACACGGTCGAAGTCGTACACATTCTCCCACTCGACTGGTCTTCTCATGTCAACACAGTTCGCACAACCAGCATTAGTTGTCATGGAGATGGCAGAATATGTACATTTGCGGACCAGAGGTGTTGTTCAGACAGGCGCACGCTTTGCAGGACATTCACTTGGCGAATATGCCGCTCTGGGGGCTTGCACGTCGTTCATGCAGTTTGAGAGCCTGCTATCGCTCATATACTACCGCGGGTTGAAGATGCAGAATGCCTTGCCCCGTGAGGCAGGTGACAGGACGGATTACAGcatggttgctgttgatccTTCGCGAATCGGCCCAG TCTTCGGGGAGGATCACCTGCAAGCCCTGGTGCAAGTGATCGCAGAGGAAACAGGCCTCTTGTTAGAGACAGTAAACTACAACATTCGCTCCCAGCAGTATGTCTGCGCCGGTCAT TTCCAACCGCTTTGGATCCTCGGAGAAGCCTGTGATGACCTCTCGACAAAACCTGAACCGGAAAGGCTTGACATAACCACACTCAGGGGCTTGGTGCGCGGTCTTATTCCCCGTGCTCAACTTCTCTCCAGCTCAGACGCTCTTAGACGCGGAAAGGCCACTATCCCTCTGACGGGTATCGAGATCCCTTTCCACTCAAGGGCATTACGGCCGCAGATTGATGACTATCGGGACTATTTGTCGCAGAACATTCATGTTGCGGACATCAGGCcggaggagttggtgggCCGGTGGATCCCGAATGTGGTGGGTAGGCCTTTTTCGGTGGAGAGAGAGTATATCGAGATGGTTCAGAGGGTTACTGGGagtggggtgttgttgaggttgttgaagcaAATGAAGGAATAG
- a CDS encoding uncharacterized protein (COG:Q; EggNog:ENOG503NV76; antiSMASH:Cluster_2) codes for MGQKTMLRKIDSGEAPAGRSYQFLASAHDQRELLYEYDPPLQPSPAELPPPPSPPKPPQLTPQLPVQPAPGTAPVKDCALSGLEVVRILIARKLMKSMEEVPTSKSIKDLCGGKSTLQNELVGDLHAEFGLLPDRPEDIPLKDLGIVLDPSRPLGKVSSALVARLIASKMPGGFGIASIHNYLEQRLGLSPKRQTAVTLWAVAAEPTSRLPDNQAAERYWDQIAQDYGAFCGINLQPRSQQLQQASNDAASVRTVLVDSSAFNQASEAHKRLATKQYHALAEYLAFSSSDPSSSDKKLITDLQLQLDTWSAEFSDEFLSGITPAFDAGKARQYTSWWNYAREEVLSLYHSGQLHDKMTMETLINRLASRASEQLSILVSHLAEECLSEVLRELFQRVVRASNAGVKKPPVARPMWPTVGPRTIVTENGDIGYVEIPRPGFSGSAAYGDYLSHRLAQPRETGDSPVIRVNAAHADHEESDWTRLFIQGICDALTTGVSFSEKSMLVTGAGQGSIGSEVIRILLAGGARVIVTTSREPSTVAGYFQSIYRDHGAKGSELHLLQFNQASSQDCERLIDHLYSQSWDLDAILPFAAAPEGGAEMDALSPTNELAHRLMLTNVFRLLGHIVKNKRRLEIACHPTQVVLPLSPNHGIFGGDGLYSESKMGLESLINRARSESWSDQLSICGVEIGWTRSTGLMTANDVLAETIENHGVLTFSAQEMALNIAVLLTSKFVDLCEDGPIYADFGGGLSTLGSCHAILSKAREEFRLAADVARAVKTEDEREQALLKGTKSSIKRPFKQKTMLRVGFPKLPDTLPDHDIGRLVDPARTVVVVGFSELGPWGSARLRWEMETFGQLSPDGYVEMAWLMGLIRHVDEPCKGGHYVGWVDAKTGEPVDDNNVRHKYGEFIKAHTGIRFVKPDTITGYDPACKELLQEVAVEEDLPPFETSLSTAEALRLKHGDKVVILRLQGNSDSYQVQIKRGATILVPKAVPFPWGSVAGLLPSGWDAARYGIPKDIIQQVDPVTLYTLCCVAEAFYSAGVPDPTEVFQHIHLSELGNFIGSSMGGVLKTRHLYRDAYLDQDIQADTLQDTYLNTTPAWINMLLLGAAGPIKTPVGACATGLESIDSAMDSIMAGKTKMCLVGGYDDFGEEESLGFAKMKATVDVAAELARGRLPSEMSRPTAESRVGFVESHGCGVQLLCRADVALEMGLPIYGVIAGSATAADGIGRSVPAPGQGILTFAGQAEQHMPLYTQLSISNDSFSSGSSFEPELWTPVSEKAGSKPTSSSIEAALEAWGLTINDLDVASLHGTSTKANDLNEPEVIHKQMTHLGRTDGGPLWAICQKSITGHPKAPAAAWMMNGCLQVLDSGLVPGNRNADNIDPALKAYHHLCFPTRTVRMAGEGPKAFLLTSFGFGQKSGQVVGVAPRFFFGSLPASSFAEYCGKTKARQAKADRAFAKAVMENQVVKMKTEPLYAKRDASRIYLDRSLRVGQNDITGAYQFATVS; via the exons ATGGGACAGAAGACGATGCTACGCAAGATCGATTCCGGAGAAGCACCGGCCGGCCGTTCTTATCAGTTCTTGGCTAGTGCCCATGACCAGAGGGAGCTTCTGTACGAATATGACCCTCCACTACAGCCCTCACCAGCTgaactaccaccaccaccatcaccgcccaagCCACCACAGCTCACTCCACAACTCCCAGTCCAGCCAGCACCAGGGACGGCGCCTGTCAAGGATTGCGCTTTGTCAGGGCTCGAAGTTGTGCGTATTTTGATCGCACGGAAGCTCATGAAGTCGATGGAGGAAGTACCAACTTCCAAATCCATCAAGGATCTATGTGGTG GAAAGTCAACACTGCAAAATGAGCTAGTAGGAGATCTTCATGCTGAATTTGGCCTTCTCCCGGACAGACCAGAAGACATTCCCTTGAAGGACCTTGGCATCGTCCTTGACCCAAGCCGGCCACTGGGAAAGGTTTCATCAGCCCTTGTCGCCAGACTAATAGCATCCAAAATGCCTGGTGGTTTCGGTATTGCCTCGATCCACAACTACCTCGAGCAGAGGTTGGGGCTCAGCCCTAAGCGACAGACCGCCGTGACCTTGTGGGCTGTCGCTGCTGAACCAACATCACGACTGCCAGACAACCAAGCAGCCGAGAGATACTGGGATCAGATTGCACAGGACTATGGTGCGTTCTGTggcatcaacctccaacctcgaagccaacaacttcaacaagcATCCAATGACGCCGCCAGCGTCAGGACAGTTCTTGTTGACTCATCAGCGTTCAACCAAGCCTCGGAAGCTCACAAGCGGCTAGCCACGAAGCAATACCACGCCCTTGCCGAGTATCTAGCTTTCAGTTCTTCGGACCCTTCAAGCTCTGATAAAAAACTCATCACAGACCTGCAGCTTCAGCTTGATACCTGGTCAGCGGAATTTTCTGACGAGTTCTTGTCGGGAATTACACCCGCCTTTGATGCTGGAAAGGCGCGACAGTACACATCCTGGTGGAACTACGCCCGGGAGGAAGTGCTCTCACTGTACCACAGTGGTCAGCTTCACGACAAGATGACAATGGAAACCCTCATCAACCGTCTCGCAAGCCGAGCTAGTGAACAACTTTCCATTCTCGTATCTCATCTTGCAGAAGAATGTCTCTCGGAGGTCTTACGCGAGCTATTTCAGCGGGTAGTCCGTGCAAGTAATGCAGGAGTCAAAAAGCCTCCTGTTGCTCGGCCCATGTGGCCAACAGTTGGGCCACGAACGATTGTGACCGAGAACGGAGATATCGGCTATGTAGAGATTCCTCGTCCAGGCTTCTCTGGATCTGCGGCCTACGGAGACTACCTCTCTCACCGACTTGCTCAACCTCGGGAGACCGGCGATTCCCCTGTTATCCGCGTCAACGCTGCTCACGCCGAtcatgaggaatcagattgGACCAGGCTGTTCATCCAAGGAATATGTGACGCTCTCACAACCGGTGTCTCATTCTCAGAAAAGTCCATGCTCGTCACCGGTGCAGGTCAGGGTTCAATTGGTAGCGAGGTCATTCGCATTCTACTCGCAGGTGGCGCCCGTGTTatcgtcaccaccagcagGGAGCCCAGCACCGTAGCTGGCTACTTTCAGTCCATATACAGGGACCACGGTGCCAAGGGCTCGGAGCTTCACCTGCTTCAGTTCAATCAAGCCAGTTCACAGGACTGCGAGAGGCTGATAGACCACCTGTACAGCCAATCCTGGGACCTAGACGCCATCCTTCCCTTTGCCGCAGCCCCTGAAGGAGGTGCAGAGATGGATGCCCTATCCCCCACCAACGAGCTGGCACACCGATTGATGCTCACCAATGTCTTTCGTCTTCTGGGCCACATAGTCAAGAACAAGCGTCGTTTGGAAATCGCGTGCCACCCCACTCAGGTTGTGCTCCCATTGTCACCGAACCATGGTATCTtcggcggtgatggtctcTATTCCGAATCGAAAATGGGCTTGGAAAGCCTGATCAACCGAGCCCGCTCCGAGTCTTGGTCTGACCAGCTGTCGATATGCGGCGTGGAGATTGGTTGGACTCGATCGACGGGCCTGATGACGGCTAATGACGTTCTCGCTGAGACGATCGAGAATCATGGGGTGTTGACCTTCTCGGCGCAGGAGATGGCGCTGAATATTGCCGTGTTATTGACGTCGAAATTTGTCGATCTCTGTGAAGATGGGCCTATCTATGCTGATTTCGGCGGCGGCCTCTCGACCCTGGGTAGTTGTCACGCCATTCTGTCCAAGGCTCGAGAGGAATTTCGGCTTGCCGCTGATGTTGCGCGAGCCGTCAAGACCGAGGATGAACGCGAGCAAGCGCTCCTAAAGGGCACCAAGTCCAGTATTAAGAGACCTTTCAAGCAAAAGACGATGCTTCGAGTGGGTTTTCCGAAACTCCCAGATACGTTACCAGACCATGACATTGGTCGTTTGGTGGACCCCGCAAGAaccgtggttgttgttggcttcTCGGAACTGGGCCCATGGGGCAGTGCCCGACTACGCTGGGAGATGGAAACTTTTGGCCAGCTAAGTCCTGACGGGTACGTCGAAATGGCTTGGCTGATGGGGTTGATACGACACGTTGATGAACCTTGCAAGGGTGGTCATTATGTTGGGTGGGTCGATGCCAAAACAGGGGAACCGGTCGATGACAACAACGTGCGGCACAAATACGGCGAATTCATCAAGGCGCACACCGGGATCAGATTTGTCAAGCCAGATACGATTACAGGCTATGACCCAGCCTGCAAAGAGCTCTTACAAGAGGTCGCCGTGGAGGAAGACCTCCCTCCCTTTGAGACTTCGCTCTCTACGGCTGAGGCCCTGCGACTGAAGCATGGAGACAAAGTAGTCATATTGCGCCTACAAGGGAACTCTGATAGTTATCAAGTTCAGATCAAACGCGGTGCTACCATCCTTGTCCCCAAAGCCGTTCCGTTCCCTTGGGGTTCAGTGGCAGGCTTGCTGCCAAGTGGATGGGATGCTGCCAGGTACGGCATTCCAAAAGACATCATCCAGCAGGTGGACCCGGTGACGTTGTACACTTTGTGCTGTGTCGCAGAGGCCTTTTACAGTGCCGGAGTCCCAGATCCAACCGAGGTGTTTCAGCACATTCATCTATCCGAACTGGGAAACTTCATCGGTTCATCCATGGGCGGTGTCCTCAAGACCCGCCATCTCTACCGCGACGCCTATCTGGACCAAGATATTCAGGCAGACACGCTCCAAGACACGTATCTGAACACCACGCCCGCTTGGATCAACATGTTGTTGCTAGGTGCAGCTGGACCCATCAAGACCCCAGTGGGGGCCTGTGCCACTGGCCTAGAGTCTATCGATTCCGCCATGGACTCCATAATGGCAGGCAAAACCAAGATGTGTCTTGTGGGAGGCTACGACGAttttggagaagaggagTCACTCGGATTCGCCAAGATGAAAGCCACAGTAGATGTGGCCGCGGAGCTGGCACGGGGCCGCCTGCCCTCGGAGATGTCACGGCCGACTGCAGAAAGTCGGGTTGGGTTTGTCGAGTCCCACGGTTGTGGCGTTCAGCTGCTCTGTCGTGCCGATGTTGCACTGGAAATGGGACTCCCCATCTACGGTGTCATTGCCGGATCGGCCACGGCTGCCGACGGCATTGGTCGCTCGGTGCCCGCACCTGGCCAAGGTATCCTGACCTTTGCTGGCCAGGCAGAGCAGCACATGCCACTATACACTCAGCTGTCCATCAGTAACGATAGCTTTTCCTCTGGCTCATCTTTTGAGCCGGAGCTATGGACCCCTGTGAGCGAAAAGGCTGGCTCAAAACCAACATCTTCTTCCATAGAAGCGGCTTTGGAGGCTTGGGGCCTCACGATCAATGACCTCGACGTGGCCTCGTTACACGGCACCTCTACCAAAGCCAACGACCTCAACGAGCCTGAGGTGATACACAAGCAAATGACCCACCTGGGCCGCACCGATGGTGGACCCCTCTGGGCTATCTGCCAAAAGTCCATCACTGGTCACCCAAAAGCGCCTGCTGCCGCGTGGATGATGAACGGATGCCTGCAGGTCCTCGACAGTGGTCTTGTTCCGGGAAACCGCAACGCCGACAACATCGATCCTGCCCTCAAGGCATATCACCATCTGTGCTTTCCCACTAGGACTGTCAGGATGGCTGGTGAAGGGCCCAAGGCGTTTCTGCTCACGTCATTTGGGTTTGGACAGAAAAGCGggcaggttgttggtgtagCACCgcgcttcttctttggctcGTTACCTGCCAGCAGCTTTGCAGAATATTGCGGCAAGACCAAAGCAAGGCAGGCAAAGGCTGATAGGGCGTTTGCAAAAGCGGTCATGGAAAATCAGGTtgtgaagatgaagacggaGCCTCTGTATGCCAAAAGAGATGCGTCCCGTATCTACTTGGACCGGTCGTTGAGGGTTGGGCAGAATGATATCACGGGAGCGTACCAGTTTGCCACTGTCTCTTAG